From Neobacillus sp. PS2-9, the proteins below share one genomic window:
- a CDS encoding transcriptional regulator SplA domain-containing protein → MSYIDINNAKPGDEVYVIYRNPHVPSVANVKAAEIVQHPKDPNALALFLNETFHVIEDDDALFSTSEAAQQAYDDHFFSSYDE, encoded by the coding sequence ATGAGTTATATCGATATCAATAACGCAAAACCAGGCGATGAAGTCTATGTCATATATCGAAATCCACATGTTCCCTCGGTAGCAAATGTAAAGGCTGCTGAAATTGTTCAGCATCCAAAAGACCCTAATGCATTGGCTTTATTTTTAAATGAGACGTTCCATGTCATTGAGGATGATGACGCATTATTTTCAACCTCTGAAGCAGCACAACAAGCTTATGATGATCATTTCTTTAGTTCCTACGATGAATAA
- the yhfH gene encoding protein YhfH: MLMSPVEFFRNLPKKECSECGQHMEEQAESYFMECDHCLAKKEE; this comes from the coding sequence ATGTTAATGAGTCCGGTTGAGTTTTTCCGTAATTTACCTAAGAAGGAATGTTCAGAGTGTGGTCAGCATATGGAGGAACAAGCTGAAAGTTATTTTATGGAATGTGACCACTGTTTAGCGAAAAAAGAAGAGTAG
- a CDS encoding cold-inducible protein YdjO-related protein — protein sequence MFYGKRAKEEEIEIILVDTEIYSCMDDSCIGWMRKEFVADDLLCPMCGNEMIQEMRELPKI from the coding sequence ATTTTTTACGGTAAACGAGCTAAAGAAGAAGAGATTGAAATAATACTGGTGGATACCGAAATCTATTCTTGTATGGATGACTCATGTATTGGCTGGATGAGAAAAGAATTTGTTGCAGATGATTTATTATGTCCGATGTGTGGCAATGAAATGATACAGGAAATGAGAGAGCTTCCCAAAATCTAA